The following coding sequences lie in one Sorghum bicolor cultivar BTx623 chromosome 6, Sorghum_bicolor_NCBIv3, whole genome shotgun sequence genomic window:
- the LOC8063953 gene encoding uncharacterized protein LOC8063953, with protein sequence MAKSLRSKREKRLRTLRREIAEPFYDKKEAAKLAAQAAALAAPPLQVRGPPPSQDAGSSRGASSASAMDVEMSDEGNNRSKTLLKPLGTISKKKVQLHLKIKKDKRKARKKGKFSFKK encoded by the exons atggCCAAGTCTCTGCGATCCAAGCGGGAGAAGCGGCTGCGGACGTTGCGCCGGGAGATAGCGGAGCCCTTCTACGATAAGAAGGAGGCCGCCAAGCTCGCCGCGCAGGCCGCCGCCCTTGCTGCTCCACCGCTCCAGGTCCGCGGCCCCCCGCCGTCGCAGGATGCCGGCAGCTCCCGTGGCGCTAGCTCGGCCTCTGCTATGG ATGTGGAGATGTCTGATGAAGGGAACAACAGGTCTAAAACCTTGTTGAAGCCACTTGGAACCATTAGCAAGAAGAAAGTACAGCTCCATTTGAAGATCAAGAAAGACAAGAGAAAGGCTAGGAAGAAGGGGAAGTTTTCCTTTAAGAAGTAG
- the LOC8063954 gene encoding vacuolar-sorting receptor 7, whose protein sequence is MAIHVQGHERRLAAVACLVVTMASLASARFIVEKNSIKVLSPRSLRGHHEAAIANYGVPDYGGTLTGVVLYPDAKLATACKPFGGEKLRSPSGRPVVLLVDRGGCYFALKTWHAQLAGAAAVLVADSADEPLLTMDSPEEETPDMAFLANITVPSALVSKKFGDALRLAASDGDKEEEVVVRLDWRESMPHPDERVEYEFWTNSNDECGPRCDEQAAFVRAFRGHAQLLEKGGYALFTPHYITWFCPDAFLETPQCKAQCINRGRYCAPDPEGDLRAGYDGKDVVVENLRQLCVHRVANASGRPWVWWDYVVDYHLRCSMKDNKYSSACAQDVVRSLGLPMDKIDKCMGDPDADAENDVLRTEQIVQVGHGARGDVTILPTLVINNVQYRGKLESTAVLKAICAGFKESTEPHVCLTPGMETDECLNNNGGCWRDEKTNVTACKDTYRGRICQCPVVDGVQYQGDGYTDCKAVGLGRCAMDNGGCWKETRQGKTFSACSDPELSGCKCPPGFEGDGFHCQDVDECRDKLACSCPHCSCKNMWGGFDCKCNSGMIYIKNEDTCIAKEMSAFGWLVTALVLSCVAGIGIAGYLFYKFRLRRYMDSEIMAIMAQYMPLDSQHNENQPLRTEEAQQA, encoded by the exons ATGGCGATCCACGTCCAAGGCCACGAGAGGAGGCTCGCCGCCGTGGCGTGCCTGGTGGTGACCATGGCGAGCTTGGCATCGGCACGGTTCATCGTGGAGAAGAACAGCATCAAGGTGCTGTCCCCGCGCTCGCTGCGCGGCCACCACGAGGCCGCGATCGCCAACTACGGGGTCCCCGACTACGGCGGCACGCTGACGGGCGTGGTGCTGTACCCGGACGCGAAGCTGGCCACGGCCTGCAAGCCGTTCGGCGGCGAGAAGTTGAGGTCCCCGTCGGGCCGTCCCGTGGTCCTCCTCGTGGACCGCGGGGGCTGCTACTTCGCGCTCAAGACGTGGCACGCGCAGCTCGCCGGCGCGGCGGCCGTGCTGGTGGCggacagcgccgacgagccgctGCTGACGATGGACAGCCCCGAGGAGGAGACCCCCGACATGGCGTTCCTCGCCAACATCACGGTGCCATCCGCGCTGGTGTCCAAGAAGTTCGGCGACGCCCTCCGCCTCGCGGCGTCCGACGGCgacaaggaggaggaggtggtggtgcggCTGGACTGGCGCGAGTCGATGCCGCACCCCGACGAGCGGGTGGAGTACGAGTTCTGGACCAACAGCAACGACGAGTGCGGGCCCCGGTGCGACGAGCAGGCGGCGTTCGTGCGCGCGTTCCGGGGCCACGCGCAGCTGCTGGAGAAGGGCGGCTACGCGCTCTTCACCCCGCACTACATCACCTGGTTCTGCCCCGACGCGTTCCTGGAGACGCCGCAGTGCAAGGCGCAGTGCATCAACCGCGGCCGCTACTGCGCGCCGGACCCGGAGGGCGACCTGCGCGCCGGCTACGACGGCAAGGACGTGGTGGTGGAGAACCTCCGGCAGCTCTGCGTGCACCGCGTCGCCAACGCCTCCGGCCGCCCCTGGGTGTGGTGGGACTACGTCGTCGACTACCACCTCCGCTGCTCCATGAAGGACAACAAGTATAGCAGCGCCTGCGCCCAGGACGTCGTCCGATCACTCG GCTTGCCGATGGACAAGATCGACAAGTGCATGGGGGatcccgacgccgacgccgagaacGACGTGCTTAGGACGGAGCAGATTGTTCAG GTCGGCCATGGAGCTCGAGGGGACGTGACGATCCTGCCGACGCTGGTGATCAACAATGTGCAGTATCGAG GCAAATTGGAAAGCACTGCGGTTCTCAAAGCGATCTGTGCTGGGTTCAAGGAGTCCACTGAACCTCATGTCTGCCTGACGCCCG GCATGGAAACTGACGAGTGCCTCAACAACAACGGCGGCTGCTGGCGCGACGAGAAGACCAACGTCACCGCCTGCAAG GACACTTACAGAGGGAGGATCTGCCAGTGCCCTGTGGTGGATGGCGTTCAGTACCAAGGCGACGGGTACACCGACTGCAAAG CCGTCGGGCTGGGGCGGTGCGCCATGGACAATGGAGGGTGCTGGAAGGAGACGAGACAAGGGAAAACTTTCTCTGCCTGCTCG GATCCAGAGTTGAGCGGATGCAAGTGCCCGCCGGGGTTCGAGGGCGACGGCTTCCATTGCCAAG ACGTCGACGAGTGCAGGGACAAGTTGGCGTGCTCCTGCCCGCACTGCTCGTGCAAGAATATGTGGGGCGGCTTCGACTGCAAGTGCAACAGTGGCATGATCTACATCAAGAACGAAGACACCTGCATTG CCAAGGAGATGTCGGCGTTCGGGTGGCTCGTCACCGCCCTGGTCCTGTCGTGCGTCGCCGGCATCGGCATCGCGGGATACCTGTTCTACAAGTTCAGGCTCAGG CGATACATGGACTCGGAGATCATGGCGATCATGGCGCAGTACATGCCCCTGGACAGTCAGCACAACGAGAACCAGCCGCTGAGGACGGAGGAGGCCCAGCAAGCGTAG
- the LOC8063955 gene encoding multiple RNA-binding domain-containing protein 1, with the protein MSSRLCVKNLPKGVDERRLREVFSRKGEVTDAKVIRTKDGKSRQFAFIGYRTNEDAEEALKYFNNTYIDTCKITCEVARKIGDPDAPRPWSRHSLKKPEYGSKDKNNAGTVDAPPKGSKAQGTSAHVSGSKGSVPDDPKFLEFLEAMQPRSKAKMWANDTAATLDTAAKDSIVATKESKGPLKNAVPASVNDSSSEDASDEEMANDSSSENASEELQTENKQTKNMTDADFFKSKVKKNWSDSESDDEGSGDQSNTTTDDEDMSDESEDADNQLADLKGSLDKKNTVDNDTIVENTDLQEMEDLDNKESEDLDGRRRETEIREDQEKEDENGAPITDEKKLALETGRLYICNLPYATSEDDLVELCRQYGDVEQAHIVVDKTTKLSTGRGYVLFCLPDSAVRALDELDNSSFQGRVLRVKAAKPLNNNKLESNHETVVEKMNLKQKRLEQKKASEISGDTRAWNSFYMRQDTVVENIARKNGISKSELLDREADDLAVRIALGETHVIAETKKFLSRSGVNVAALEELASKRNEKRSNHVILVKNLPFNSTEEELAAMFQKHGSLDKIILPPTRVFALVVFVEATEARHAFKKLLYARYKDTPLYLEWAPENILSPTSAPVDEEEKNEVGERIVTKANIEQTVEGVSAEDIDPDRVESRSVFVKNLNFKTTDESLKQHFSAKLKSGSLKSATVKKHVKKGKTVSMGFGFVEFDSVETATGVCKDLQGTVLDGHALILQLCHGKKDGQAAKKNGKDKSSTKLLVRNVAFEATEKDLRQLFSPFGQIKSLRLPMKFGSHRGFAFVEYVTKQEAQNALQALASTHLYGRHLVIERAKEGETLEELRARTAAQFVDEHSGFQSLSRKRKQSSLVDDGSVKISRIVE; encoded by the exons ATGTCGTCGCGGCTGTGCGTGAAGAACCTGCCCAAGGGCGTCGACGAGAGGCGCCTGCGGGAGGTGTTCTCGCGGAAGGGCGAGGTCACCGACGCTAAGGTCATCCGAACAAA GGATGGCAAGAGTCGCCAATTTGCATTCATTGGTTACAGAACCAATGAAGACGCAGAGGAGGCACTCAAGTATTTCAACAATACATACATTGACACTTGTAAGATCACCTGCGAG GTTGCCCGGAAGATTGGTGACCCTGATGCTCCTCGCCCTTGGAGCCGCCATTCTTTAAAGAAGCCTGAATATGGTAGTAAAGACAAGAATAATGCTGGAACTGTTGATGCACCGCCAAAAGGTTCCAAGGCCCAAGGAACATCGGCTCATGTTAGTGGTTCTAAAGGCAGTGTACCTGATGATCCCAAGTTCCTGGAGTTTCTTGAAGCTATGCAACCCCGTTCTAAAGCGAAGATGTGGGCAAATGATACAGCTGCTACTCTTGACACCGCTGCAAAAGATAGCATAGTAGCCACTAAAGAATCTAAGGGACCTCTCAAAAATGCTGTTCCGGCCTCTGTGAATGATTCATCTTCTGAAGACGCTTCTGATGAGGAAATGGCAAATGATTCGTCTTCCGAAAATGCTTCGGAGGAGCTACAGACAGAGAATAAACAAACCAAGAATATGACTGATGCAGATTTCTTCAAGAGTAAAGTGAAGAAAAATTGGTCAGATTCTGAATCAGATGATGAAGGTTCTGGTGACCAGTCAAATACCACCACTGATGATGAAGACATGTCAGATGAATCAGAAGATGCTGATAACCAGTTGGCGGATCTGAAGGGCAGTCTGGACAAGAAAAACACTGTGGACAATGACACAATTGTGGAGAATACTGACTTGCAAGAGATGGAAGATCTTGACAACAAAGAGAGTGAAGATCTCGATGGCAGACGAAGAGAAACTGAAATtcgtgaagatcaagaaaaggaagatgaaaATGGTGCTCCAATTACTGATGAAAAGAAGTTGGCCCTGGAGACTGGCCGTCTATATATCTGCAACCTTCCATATGCAACCAG TGAAGATGATTTAGTGGAGCTGTGCCGCCAATATGGTGATGTGGAACAGGCACATATTGTTGTCGATAAAACCACTAAGCTCTCAACAGGTAGAGGCTATGTGCTTTTTTGCCTTCCGGACTCAGCAGTCAG GGCACTTGATGAACTAGATAACTCAAGCTTTCAGGGCCGAGTGTTACGTGTTAAGGCTGCTAAACCACTAAATAATAATAAGTTGGA GTCCAATCATGAAACTGTTGTGGAGAAAATGAatctcaagcagaaaaggttgGAACAAAAGAAAGCTTCTGAGATCAGTGGGGATACGAGAGCATGGAACAGCTTTTATATGCGTCAAGATACT GTTGTTGAAAACATTGCAAGGAAGAACGGTATCAGTAAGAGTGAGTTACTTGATAGAGAAGCGGATGACCTTGCCGTTCGTATTGCTCTTGGTGAGACACACGTCATTGCAGAGACTAAGAAATTTCTATCAAGATCTGGAGTTAATGTTGCTGCAttggaagaacttgcttctaaAAGAAACGAGAAAAGAAGCAATCATGTGATATTAGTGAAGAACTTGCCATTTAATTCTACTGAGGAAGAACTTGCGGCTATGTTTCAGAAACATGGTAGTTTGGATAAAATCATTCTACCTCCAACAAGAGTATTTGCCTTG GTAGTCTTTGTTGAAGCAACTGAAGCCCGACACGCATTCAAAAAATTACTATATGCGCGATACAA GGATACTCCTCTGTATTTGGAGTGGGCGCCTGAAAACATATTATCTCCTACCTCAGCTCCAGTGGATGAGGAAGAAAAGAATGAAGTTGGTGAGCGTATTGTTACTAAAGCTAATATAGAGCAAACTGTTGAAGGAGTAAGCGCCGAAGATATTGATCCAGATAGGGTGGAG TCACGATCTGTGTTTGTCAAGAACTTAAATTTCAAGACAACAGATGAATCACTGAAGCAGCATTTCAGTGCAAAACTAAAGAGTGGCAGTCTTAAAAGTGCAACG GTGAAGAAGCATGTTAAGAAGGGCAAGACTGTTTCAATGGGATTTGGTTTCGTTGAGTTTGACTCTGTTGAAACTGCAACCGGGGTGTGCAAGGATCTACAG GGAACGGTTCTGGACGGGCATGCTTTGATCTTGCAACTGTGTCATGGGAAGAAAGATGGTCAAGCTgcaaagaagaatggcaaggataAAAGTTCAACAAAACTGCTTGTGCGTAATGTAGCATTTGAAGCAACTGAGAAGGACTTGAGGCAGTTATTTAGTCCGTTTGGCCAG ATCAAAAGCCTCAGGTTGCCTATGAAGTTTGGAAGTCACAGAGGTTTTGCGTTTGTCGAATATGTCACAAAACAAGAGGCCCAGAATGCTCTACAAGCCCTCGCAAGCACTCATCTTTATGGTCGACACCTG GTGATTGAGCGAGCAAAGGAAGGTGAGACTCTTGAAGAACTGCGAGCAAGAACTGCCGCACAGTTTGTGGACGAACATAGCGGTTTCCAGAGCTTGTCCAGAAAGAGGAAACAGAGCAGTCTTGTGGACGATGGCTCTGTTAAAATTTCAAGAATAGTAGAGTGA
- the LOC8072328 gene encoding acyclic sesquiterpene synthase: MAKPVKQLTAAASLSLMKAISSSSSRLSSGGNAQRFGSSLPCGRGRTMPTQRRSTSSSTRPAAPVNRVGPGRSKQHDKGASETTIMQQLQQVDVLENMGISRHFAGEIKRVLDRTYRCWLLRDEEIMLDAATCAMAFRILRMNGYDVSSDELYHVAEASMFHNSLGGYLNDTRTMLELHKASTVSTSEDEYILDTIGSWSSTLLREQLGSGGALRRTPLFREVEHALDCPFYTTLDRLDHRWNIENFNVTGHRMLETPYLSSRHTSRDILTLAVRDFSSSQFKYQQELKHLESWVKECKLDQLPFARQKLAYFYLSAAGTMFPPELSDARILWAKNGVLTTVVDDFFDVGGSKEELENLLLLVEMWDEHHKIEFYSEQVEIVFSSIYNSVNQLGAKASLLQDRNVTKHLVQIWLDLLKSMMTEVEWRMSKYVPTEEEYMANASLTFALGPIVLPTLYFLGPKIPKSAIKDPEYNELFRLMSTCGRLLNDVETFEREYNEGKLNSVSLLVLHGGSMSISDARRKLQKPIDTCRRDLLRLVLREEGVIPRPCKELFWKMCKVCYFFYSGTDGFSSPVEKAREVDAVINEPLKLQGSHASLRVVWEREEPSLNDVVHLIQ; this comes from the exons ATGGCCAAGCCCGTGAAGCAGCTGACTGCTGCTGCCTCCCTCTCGCTGATGAAGgccatcagcagcagcagcagccgtctCAGCTCAGGCGGGAACGCGCAGCGCTTCGGCTCGTCACTACCCTGCGGCCGCGGGAGGACGATGCCGACGCAACGGAGGAGCACGTCGTCGTCGACGCGCCCTGCGGCTCCGGTGAACAGAG TTGGCCCTGGCAGAAGCAAGCAACACGATAAGGGAGCATCAGAGACTACGATAATGCAGCAACTCCAGCAAGTCGATGTGCTTGAGAACATGGGGATTTCTCGGCATTTTGCTGGTGAAATTAAGCGTGTCCTTGACAGGACATACAG ATGTTGGTTACTGAGGGATGAGGAAATTATGCTGGACGCAGCGACATGTGCGATGGCATTTCGTATTCTAAGGATGAACGGATATGATGTCTCTTCTG ATGAGCTGTATCATGTTGCTGAAGCATCCATGTTCCATAATTCACTTGGAGGATATTTGAATGATACAAGAACAATGTTAGAATTACACAAAGCTTCTACAGTTAGTACCTCAGAAGACGAGTATATCCTGGATACCATAGGCTCATGGTCAAGTACCTTACTGAGGGAACAACTAGGGTCTGGTGGTGCACTAAGGAGAACTCCACTCTTTAGAGAG GTGGAACATGCTCTAGATTGTCCCTTCTACACCACATTGGACCGTCTAGACCACAGGTGGAACATCGAAAATTTCAATGTTACGGGCCACCGGATGCTAGAGACACCATACTT GTCTAGTCGACATACCAGCAGAGATATTCTAACGTTGGCTGTCCGAGACTTTAGTTCCTCTCAATTTAAGTACCAACAAGAACTTAAGCATCTTGAAAG CTGGGTGAAAGAGTGCAAGTTGGACCAGCTACCATTTGCACGGCAGAAGTTGGCATACTTCTACTTGTCTGCTGCTGGCACCATGTTCCCTCCTGAACTGTCTGATGCTCGCATTTTGTGGGCAAAAAATGGTGTACTCACAACTGTTGTTGATGACTTCTTTGATGTTGGAGGATCAAAAGAAGAACTTGAAAATCTTTTGTTGTTGGTTGAGAT GTGGGacgaacatcacaaaattgagTTCTACTCGGAACAAGTAGAGATTGTATTTTCTTCAATTTACAACTCAGTTAACCAGCTTGGAGCAAAGGCTTCTTTGCTACAAGACCGCAATGTTACCAAACACCTAGTACAAATA TGGTTGGATTTGCTAAAGTCTATGATGACAGAGGTAGAGTGGCGGATGAGCAAATATGTGCCAACAGAGGAGGAATACATGGCAAATGCATCTTTAACATTTGCATTAGGCCCCATTGTACTGCCAACATTGTATTTTCTTGGGCCAAAGATCCCGAAGTCTGCCATTAAAGATCCAGAATACAACGAGTTGTTTAGGTTAATGAGCACATGTGGTCGGCTCCTGAATGATGTTGAAACATTTGAG AGAGAGTACAATGAGGGCAAGCTGAACAGTGTTTCTctccttgttcttcatggtgGCTCCATGTCCATATCAGATGCTAGAAGGAAATTACAGAAGCCCATAGACACCTGCAGGAGAGATCTACTACGACTGGTTCTACGTGAAGAAGGTGTCATTCCTAGGCCCTGCAAGGAATTATTCTGGAAAATGTGCAAGGTGTGCTACTTCTTCTATTCGGGAACTGATGGGTTTAGCTCACCAGTGGAGAAGGCTAGAGAAGTGGATGCGGTGATCAATGAGCCACTAAAGCTCCAAGGAAGCCATGCATCGCTGCGTGTTGTGTGGGAGAGGGAGGAACCAAGCCTCAATGATGTTGTTCATTTGATTCAGTAG
- the LOC8063956 gene encoding ent-kaur-16-ene synthase, chloroplastic produces the protein MPNVMAAAPAGCLPRGVIPPARSSRGRASLPGVARAYAERRLVAENTSLPNKHKEELETRIRNQLRRPQLPPSLYDTAWVSMVPMRGSHHTPCFPQCVEWILQNQQDDGSWGVSQSGSEVNKDVLLSTLACVLALKRWNVGRENMWRGLHFIGRNFYVAMDEQVAAPVGFNITFPGLLSLAIDMGLEIPIRQTDVCGILHLREMELKRQAVDSSYGRKTYMAYIAEGLGSMVDWDEVMKFQRKNGSLFSSPSTTAVALIHKYNDPALQYLNLLVSEFGSSVPAMYPLKIHCQLSMVDALERMGISQHFVSEIESILDMAYSCWLQKDEEIMMDKATCAMAFRLLRMNGYDVSSDVLSHVAGPSTFHDSLQGYLNDTKSLLELYKASKVSLSENDLVLDGIGFWSGNLLKDKLCSSRVKKDLIFGEMEYAVKFPFYATLERLEHKRNIENFDAWGPLMLTTKSSSFCIDQEFVALAVEDFSFSQYVYQDELRHLDSWVKENKLDQLQFARQKLTYCYLSAAATIFSSELSDARISWAENGVLTTVVDDFFDVGGSKEELENLIALVEKWHAHHTVGFYSEQVKIVFSAIYTTVNHLGVIASAAQGRDVTNHLVEIWLDLLRSMMVETEWQRSQYVPTVEEYMTNAVVSFALGPIVLPALYFVGQEVLEHAVKDEEYDELFRLMSTCGRLLNDSQSFEREGNQGKLNSVSLLVRHSGGSMSIEAAKKALQKSIDVSRRDLLRLVLRKESVVPRPCKELFWKMCKILHLFYFQTDGFSSPKEMVSAVNAVINEPLTVQNTTSSFLSSSSGK, from the exons ATGCCCAACGTTATGGCCGCCGCCCCAGCCGGCTGCTTACCTCGCGGGGTGATTCCTCCGGCGCGATCGAGCAGAGGCAGAGCATCTCTTCCCGGGGTCGCCAGAG CATATGCGGAGAGGCGGTTGGTTGCAGAAAACACAAGCCTGCCAAACAAG CATAAGGAGGAACTGGAGACTAGGATAAGGAATCAGCTCCGGAGGCCCCAGTTGCCACCTTCTTTGTACGACACAGCCTGGGTTTCTATGGTGCCAATGCGGGGCTCTCATCATACTCCCTGCTTCCCACAGTGTGTTGAGTGGATACTGCAGAACCAGCAGGATGATGGATCTTGGGGTGTCAGCCAATCTGGCTCAGAAGTCAACAAGGATGTTCTCCTGTCCACGTTGGCATGTGTTCTTGCGTTGAAGAGATGGAATGTTGGCAGAGAGAACATGTGGAGAG GACTGCATTTCATTGGGCGGAACTTCTATGTTGCTATGGACGAGCAGGTCGCTGCTCCTGTAGGTTTCAACATCACTTTTCCTGGTTTACTTAGCCTCGCCATTGATATGGGTTTAGAAATTCCTATAAGACAAACTGATGTCTGTGGGATTCTTCACCTCCGTGAGATGGAATTGAAAAG ACAGGCTGTGGACAGTTCTTATGGAAGAAAAACATATATGGCTTATATCGCAGAAGGGTTAGGAAGCATGGTGGACTGGGATGAAGTTATGAAGTTCCAGAGGAAGAATGGATCATTGTTCAGCTCTCCTTCCACAACTGCTGTTGCATTAATCCACAAATACAATGATCCAGCCCTTCAATACCTAAATTTGCTTGTCAGTGAATTTGGCAGTTCAG TACCGGCAATGTATCCTTTAAAAATACATTGTCAGCTTTCAATGGTAGATGCACTTGAAAGAATGGGAATTTCTCAGCACTTTGTCAGTGAAATAGAAAGCATCCTGGACATGGCATACAG TTGCTGGTTACAGAAAGACGAGGAAATCATGATGGACAAAGCAACATGTGCAATGGCATTTCGCCTTTTGAGGATGAATGGTTATGATGTTTCCTCAG ATGTGCTGTCTCATGTTGCTGGACCTTCCACTTTCCATGATTCACTACAAGGATATTTAAATGATACAAAATCCCTACTGGAATtgtacaaggcttcaaaagtCAGCTTATCAGAAAACGATTTGGTCTTAGATGGCATAGGATTCTGGTCTGGCAACTTATTGAAGGATAAGTTGTGCTCTAGTAGGGTGAAAAAGGACCTGATTTTTGGAGAG ATGGAGTATGCTGTTAAGTTTCCCTTTTATGCCACACTGGAGCGTCTAGAACACAAGAGAAACATCGAAAATTTTGATGCTTGGGGTCCTCTGATGCTAACAACAAAATCCTC GTCTTTCTGTATCGATCAGGAATTTGTAGCTTTGGCTGTCGAAGATTTCAGTTTCTCTCAATATGTTTACCAGGATGAACTTCGGCATCTCGATAG TTGggtgaaggagaacaagctggacCAGCTACAATTTGCTCGGCAGAAACTGACATATTGCTATCTGTCTGCTGCTGCTACCATATTTTCTTCTGAATTGTCTGACGCTCGCATTTCATGGGCCGAAAATGGCGTTCTCACAACTGTGGTTGATGACTTCTTCGATGTTGGGGGATCAAAAGAAGAATTAGAAAACCTGATAGCACTAGTTGAGAA ATGGCATGCACACCATACAGTTGGGTTCTACTCAGAGCAAGTGAAAATAGTATTTTCTGCTATTTATACAACAGTGAACCATCTTGGAGTAATCGCTTCTGCAGCACAAGGCCGTGATGTTACAAACCACCTAGTAGAAATA TGGCTGGATTTGTTGAGGTCTATGATGGTCGAGACAGAATGGCAGAGAAGCCAATATGTGCCAACAGTTGAAGAATACATGACGAATGCTGTTGTCTCATTTGCACTGGGCCCAATTGTGCTCCCAGCATTGTATTTCGTAGGGCAAGAGGTTTTAGAGCATGCTGTCAAAGATGAAGAGTATGATGAATTATTTAGGCTAATGAGCACTTGTGGGAGGCTCCTCAATGACAGTCAAAGCTTCGAG AGGGAAGGCAACCAGGGGAAGCTGAATAGCGTTTCTCTACTTGTCCGCCACAGTGGTGGTTCTATGTCCATAGAAGCCGCTAAAAAGGCACTGCAGAAGTCCATAGACGTCTCTAGGAGAGACTTGCTAAGATTGGTTCTCAGGAAAGAAAGCGTTGTTCCTAGGCCATGCAAGGAGCTCTTCTGGAAGATGTGTAAGATACTTCACTTGTTCTACTTTCAGACTGATGGATTTAGCTCCCCAAAGGAAATGGTCAGTGCAGTGAATGCTGTTATCAACGAGCCACTCACAGTCCAAAATACTACTAGTTCGTTTTTGTCTAGTTCATCAGGGAAGTGA
- the LOC8063957 gene encoding uncharacterized protein LOC8063957: MARSKDRVPLVSAGFAVASLLLLLCATRCEARAMAVRRLRSTSRSSSSPLLNALFKLNFIRTVEPPRRLPTPTADAADAASLAAGDTTNSPFCVNPPDAPPSTSSTPFTPSFPGLTPPLPPITPVPPSFEPSPPENGAPSGGQGQGGGQGQGGGQGQGGGQGQGGGGGDQGQGGGQGQGGGQGQGGGGGDQGQGGGGGDQGQGGGQGQGGGGGDQGQGGGQGQGGGGGDQGQGGGQGQGGGGQGQEGPPASTTPNSPPQVGPGTPFGSVPPSPIVVVPSPPGFGPGPGSGSGSGGGGSGSGGGGSGGGGGGGGGGPFQPPIVYPPPLAPPMPPGAGQTLWCVAKPTVPDPIIQEAMDYACGSGAECDSILPSGACYRPNTVLAHASFAFNSYWQQAKATGGTCDFGGTATIVTRDPSYEKCKFDLL, from the exons ATGGCGCGCAGCAAGGACAGAGTGCCGCTCGTCAGTGCCGGCTTCGCGGTGGCgtcgctgctgctcctgctctgcGCCACTCGCTGCG AAGCGAGGGCCATGGCggtgaggcggctgcggagcacgagcaggagcagcagcagcccgcTGCTGAACGCGCTGTTCAAGCTCAACTTCATACGGACGGTGGAGCCACCGCGCCGGCTGCCCACTCCGACCGCCGACGCGGCGGACGCCGCGAGCCTCGCCGCGGGCGACACCACCAACTCGCCGTTCTGCGTCAACCCACCGGACGCGCCTCCGTCCACGTCGTCCACGCCCTTCACGCCTTCGTTCCCGGGCCtgacgccgccgctgccgccgatcACCCCCGTTCCGCCGTCATTCGAGCCCAGCCCGCCGGAGAACGGTGCCCCGAGTGGAGGCCAGGGACAGGGTGGTGGTCAAGGACAGGGCGGAGGTCAAGGCCAGGGCGGAGGTCAAGGCCAAGGTGGAGGTGGTGGAGATCAAGGCCAGGGAGGTGGTCAAGGCCAGGGCGGAGGTCAAGGCCAGGGCGGAGGTGGTGGAGATCAAGGCCAGGGTGGAGGTGGTGGAGATCAAGGCCAGGGCGGAGGTCAAGGCCAGGGTGGAGGTGGCGGAGATCAAGGCCAGGGTGGAGGTCAAGGCCAGGGTGGAGGTGGTGGAGATCAAGGCCAGGGAGGTGGTCAAGGCCAGGGAGGCGGAGGTCAAGGCCAGGAAGGCCCACCGGCATCCACGACGCCGAACTCGCCGCCGCAGGTCGGTCCGGGCACGCCGTTCGGATCGGTGCCGCCGAGCCCCATCGTAGTGGTGCCGAGCCCGCCAGGATTCGGCCCTGGTCCCGGCTCCGGGTCCGGctcaggcggcggcggctcgggttccggcggcggcggtagcggtggcggtggtggtggcggcggcggcggcccgttCCAGCCGCCGATCGTGTACCCACCTCCGCTGGCGCCGCCGATGCCGCCGGGCGCCGGGCAGACGCTGTGGTGCGTGGCCAAGCCCACGGTGCCGGACCCCATCATCCAGGAGGCCATGGACTACGCGTGCGGCTCCGGCGCCGAGTGCGACTCCATCCTGCCCAGCGGCGCGTGCTACCGCCCCAACACCGTGCTCGCGCACGCCTCCTTCGCGTTCAACAGCTACTGGCAGCAGGCCAAGGCGACCGGCGGCACCTGCGACTTCGGCGGCACCGCCACCATTGTCACCAGAGACCCAA GCTACGAGAAGTGCAAATTTGACCTTCTGTGA